A genome region from Conger conger chromosome 16, fConCon1.1, whole genome shotgun sequence includes the following:
- the LOC133115095 gene encoding neuronal pentraxin-1-like, whose product MHTTMKGISSKLFLLSFLFFNGTTQDVEKTQFICTSVPKDVDLCSAVVQNSGGVEDLKTTVMQLRETVLQQKETIMNQKDTIRELTSKLGRCESQSQPEPGDGRAGGRRKEPGSKNTMGDVSRGPPNTLAQLEQTLQSLRQRLENLEQFSRNNNSAQANSLKDLLQKKIDDLEKQVLSRVNSLEESDAGLRNETEQRGKVETTLTSLHQRITDLEKGQKDNRPLDKFQLTFPMRTNYMYAKVKKSIPEMYAFTVAMWIKSNASPGVGTTFSYAVPGQANELVLIEWGNNPMEILINDKVAKLPFLINDGKWHHICVTWTTRDGVWEAFQDGVQRGNGENLAPYHPIKPQGVLVLGQEQDTLGGGFDATQAFVGEMANFNIWDKKLSAGEVYSLATCSNKAQTGNVFSWAETGIDIYGGASKWTFEPCLQLN is encoded by the exons atgcacaccACCATGAAGGGAATATCGTCGAAACTTTTCCTGCTCTCGTTCCTGTTTTTTAACGGGACGACCCAGGACGTGGAGAAGACGCAGTTCATCTGCACCTCCGTGCCGAAGGATGTGGACTTGTGCTCGGCCGTTGTGCAGAACAGCGGCGGTGTGGAAGATTTGAAGACAACCGTTATGCAGTTAAGAGAGACCGTGCTGCAGCAGAAGGAAACCATTATGAACCAAAAAGACACAATCAGGGAGCTGACCTCTAAATTAGGTCGCTGCGAGAGCCAGAGTCAGCCCGAGCCCGGAGACGGCAGGGCCGGGGGCAGGAGGAAAGAACCGGGGTCCAAAAACACGATGGGGGACGTGTCCAGGGGTCCACCCAACACCCTGGCACAGCTGGAGCAGACGTTACAATCACTGAGACAGCGGCTGGAGAATCTTGAG CAATTCAGCCGGAACAATAATTCAGCGCAAGCGAACAGCCTGAAGGACCTGCTTCAGAAGAAAATCGACGACCTGGAGAAGCAGGTCCTGTCCCGTGTGAACAGTTTGGAGGAGAGTGACGCTGGTCTGAGGAACGAGACCGAGCAGCGCGGTAAAGTGGAAACTACGCTCACCTCCCTACACCAGCGGATCACCGACCTGGAAAAAG GTCAGAAAGACAACAGGCCACTCGATAAATTCCAGCTGACCTTCCCAATGCGAACCAACTACATGTACGCCAAAGTGAAGAAGAGCATTCCGGAGATGTACGCGTTCACCGTGGCGATGTGGATCAAGTCTAACGCCTCTCCGGGAGTGGGAACGACGTTCTCCTACGCTGTTCCGGGACAGGCCAACGAGCTGGTGCTCATCGAGTGGGGGAACAACCCCATGGAGATTCTCATAAACGACAAg GTGGCGAAGCTGCCCTTCCTCATTAATGACGGGAAGTGGCACCACATCTGCGTGACGTGGACGACGCGGGACGGCGTGTGGGAGGCCTTCCAGGACGGCGTCCAGAGGGGCAACGGTGAAAACCTGGCTCCCTACCACCCAATCAAACCACAGGGGGTGCTCGTGCTGGGACAGGAACAg GACACCCTAGGAGGTGGTTTTGATGCCACACAGGCCTTTGTTGGCGAGATGGCGAATTTCAACATCTGGGACAAGAAGCTTTCTGCCGGAGAGGTGTACAGCCTGGCCACATGCAGCAACAAAGCGCAGACCGGCAACGTCTTCTCCTGGGCGGAGACCGGCATCGACATCTACGGCGGGGCGTCCAAGTGGACCTTCGAGCCCTGCCTTCAACTCAACTGA